A DNA window from Labilithrix sp. contains the following coding sequences:
- a CDS encoding AgmX/PglI C-terminal domain-containing protein encodes MASKAPPPSSPAGVPSGNGKYIGIAVVLVAIIGGVSVWKLTQKPPEPVTTIIDAGPPAPSVTYTGRNPEDDIGLPPPVVDAGPAKVTNSSGGAQHGASQCDVKQCNGKSTSELETALNFRVRQAHRCYDNALGQDPTLRGKIVVAVRVGANGTTCPSGVSIASNEMGSSTVAQCVAGYFRGASFSAPQGGCVDINIPINFVPRQ; translated from the coding sequence ATGGCTTCCAAGGCTCCCCCCCCTTCGTCTCCGGCTGGCGTCCCGAGCGGCAACGGCAAGTACATCGGCATCGCTGTCGTGCTCGTCGCGATCATCGGCGGCGTGAGCGTCTGGAAGCTCACCCAGAAGCCGCCGGAGCCGGTGACGACGATCATCGACGCGGGGCCGCCCGCACCTTCGGTCACGTACACGGGGCGCAACCCGGAGGACGACATCGGGCTGCCGCCGCCGGTGGTCGACGCGGGACCGGCGAAGGTCACGAACAGCAGCGGCGGCGCGCAGCACGGCGCGAGCCAGTGCGACGTGAAGCAGTGCAACGGCAAGTCGACCTCGGAGCTCGAGACCGCGCTGAACTTCCGCGTGCGCCAGGCGCACCGCTGCTACGACAACGCGCTCGGGCAGGACCCGACCCTGCGCGGCAAGATCGTCGTCGCGGTGCGCGTCGGCGCGAACGGCACGACGTGCCCGAGCGGCGTCTCGATCGCGAGCAACGAGATGGGCTCGTCGACGGTCGCGCAGTGCGTCGCGGGGTACTTCCGCGGCGCGAGCTTCTCCGCGCCGCAGGGCGGCTGCGTCGACATCAACATCCCGATCAACTTCGTCCCGCGCCAGTGA
- the rsmD gene encoding 16S rRNA (guanine(966)-N(2))-methyltransferase RsmD produces the protein MRITGGVLRSRALVAPRGQETRPTSDRVREALFSMLVSDGVFDVEPGPRVLDLYAGSGALAFEALSRGAREAVLVESARPAALAIRDNAAALDLVAQVTVLTRPCERAIDEVRGPFDLVLVDPPYAGVRAKGFSDLLARAAKHLVPGGVLVLEHDAKDEPAPPEGLSLDRRRRHGDTVLSLFRRT, from the coding sequence ATGCGCATCACGGGTGGTGTCCTCCGATCGCGCGCGCTCGTCGCGCCTCGCGGCCAAGAGACCCGCCCGACGTCGGATCGCGTGCGGGAGGCGCTGTTCTCGATGCTCGTGTCGGACGGGGTCTTCGACGTCGAGCCGGGCCCGCGCGTCCTCGACCTCTACGCCGGCTCCGGCGCGCTCGCGTTCGAAGCGCTCTCGCGCGGCGCGCGCGAGGCCGTCCTCGTCGAGTCGGCGCGACCGGCGGCCCTCGCGATCCGCGACAACGCCGCTGCGCTCGATCTCGTCGCGCAGGTCACCGTCCTGACCAGACCGTGCGAGCGCGCGATCGACGAGGTGCGCGGCCCGTTCGATCTCGTGCTGGTCGATCCACCGTACGCCGGCGTGCGCGCGAAGGGATTCTCCGATCTCCTCGCGCGTGCGGCGAAGCACCTCGTCCCCGGCGGCGTCCTCGTCCTCGAGCACGACGCGAAAGACGAGCCCGCTCCGCCGGAGGGCCTCTCCCTCGATCGCCGCCGCCGCCACGGCGACACCGTTCTCTCGTTGTTCCGCCGAACGTAA
- a CDS encoding carboxypeptidase regulatory-like domain-containing protein, translating to MFRRWVALVALGLFAVVVSPRVARADQSTAHTVSVAVLALDSDDAEEQADALTNALKSRIRNSQGWSLTDTTQSLGMLTAALRCPTKPIPADCEQRISEHLKTERFIFGYVTKGPQKGEVTAEVHLYQKSKPDTVVRETYSENLKDGNDDTLRARAQTILERLGGSAVGTIVVKMGNENGEVVVDGDKRVPLTNGSARIELAPGTHSVEVATAGGAATQKRNVQVTAGKEQVVDLALEGSAVTPGEPAKGEKPFPTHTVIGGSLAALGVGAAVISVVFAFKYKSAQDEGESLRHLIPEGQDIKSFCGSRGNESQVCQLDSDSKTFSTVAWVTGGLGAVLLGAGAYFLFFGGDAKAAASNKPLKNVRATPTFGLGGGGLSLSGAF from the coding sequence ATGTTTCGTCGATGGGTCGCGCTCGTGGCGCTCGGTCTCTTCGCCGTCGTCGTCTCGCCGCGCGTCGCGCGCGCGGACCAGTCGACGGCCCACACGGTGTCGGTCGCCGTCCTCGCGCTCGACTCCGACGACGCGGAGGAGCAAGCCGACGCGCTCACGAACGCGCTGAAGTCGCGCATCCGCAACTCGCAGGGCTGGTCGCTGACCGACACGACGCAGTCGCTCGGCATGCTCACCGCCGCGCTGCGCTGCCCGACCAAGCCGATCCCCGCCGACTGCGAGCAGCGCATCTCCGAGCACCTGAAGACGGAGCGCTTCATCTTCGGCTACGTCACGAAGGGCCCGCAGAAGGGCGAGGTCACCGCCGAGGTGCACCTCTATCAGAAGAGCAAGCCCGACACCGTCGTCCGCGAGACGTACTCGGAGAACCTGAAGGACGGCAACGACGACACGCTCCGCGCGCGCGCGCAGACGATCCTCGAGCGCCTCGGCGGCAGCGCGGTCGGCACGATCGTCGTGAAGATGGGCAACGAGAACGGCGAGGTCGTCGTCGACGGCGACAAGCGCGTCCCGCTCACGAACGGCAGCGCGCGGATCGAGCTCGCGCCCGGCACGCACTCGGTCGAGGTCGCGACCGCGGGCGGCGCCGCCACGCAGAAGCGCAACGTCCAGGTCACCGCCGGCAAGGAGCAGGTCGTCGATCTCGCGCTCGAGGGCAGCGCCGTCACGCCGGGCGAGCCGGCGAAAGGGGAGAAGCCCTTCCCGACCCACACCGTGATCGGCGGGAGCCTCGCCGCGCTCGGCGTCGGCGCGGCGGTCATCTCCGTCGTCTTCGCGTTCAAGTACAAGAGCGCGCAGGACGAGGGCGAGAGCTTGCGTCACCTGATCCCGGAGGGGCAGGACATCAAGTCGTTCTGCGGGAGCCGCGGCAACGAGAGCCAGGTCTGCCAGCTCGACTCCGACTCGAAGACCTTCTCCACCGTCGCGTGGGTGACGGGCGGCCTCGGCGCGGTGCTCCTCGGCGCGGGCGCCTACTTCCTGTTCTTCGGCGGCGACGCGAAGGCGGCGGCGTCGAACAAGCCGCTCAAGAACGTGCGCGCGACCCCGACGTTCGGCCTCGGCGGCGGCGGCCTCTCGCTCTCCGGCGCGTTCTGA
- the dapB gene encoding 4-hydroxy-tetrahydrodipicolinate reductase: MGRAVVRLAHAAKLEVVAAIGAGDDVGKDAGELAGVGAIGVKVTADLDALASSKAQALVDFSTPAVVARAAEVCAANGIAIASGTTGLDDAGNRALDAAAAKVPVLWEPNMSVGVFVLSDLVKKAIAALGPDFDIEIVEAHHRLKVDAPSGTALRLAEVAKAARDESAKDREKSRFVTGREGKPGARVASEIGVLAMRGGDVIGDHQVHLLGDGERIELTHRASSRDLFARGALRAGRWLIGKPAGRYRLGDVLA; the protein is encoded by the coding sequence ATGGGGCGCGCGGTGGTGCGGCTCGCCCACGCGGCCAAGCTCGAGGTCGTCGCCGCGATCGGCGCGGGGGACGACGTCGGCAAGGACGCCGGCGAGCTCGCGGGCGTCGGCGCGATCGGCGTGAAGGTCACCGCCGACCTCGACGCCCTCGCGTCCTCGAAGGCGCAGGCGCTCGTCGACTTCTCGACGCCCGCGGTCGTCGCGCGCGCGGCCGAGGTCTGCGCCGCGAACGGGATCGCGATCGCGAGCGGCACGACCGGGCTCGACGACGCCGGCAACCGCGCGCTCGACGCCGCGGCGGCGAAGGTGCCGGTGCTGTGGGAGCCGAACATGAGCGTCGGCGTCTTCGTGCTCTCGGACCTCGTGAAGAAGGCGATCGCCGCGCTCGGCCCCGACTTCGACATCGAGATCGTGGAGGCGCATCACCGCCTCAAGGTCGACGCCCCGAGCGGCACCGCGCTCCGCCTCGCCGAGGTCGCGAAGGCCGCGCGCGACGAGTCGGCGAAGGACCGCGAGAAGTCACGCTTCGTGACGGGACGCGAAGGCAAGCCCGGCGCGCGCGTGGCGAGCGAGATCGGCGTCCTCGCGATGCGCGGCGGCGACGTCATCGGCGATCACCAGGTGCACCTCCTCGGCGACGGGGAGCGCATCGAGCTCACGCACCGCGCTTCGAGCCGCGACCTCTTCGCCCGCGGCGCCCTCCGCGCGGGGCGCTGGCTGATCGGCAAGCCGGCCGGGCGCTATCGCCTCGGCGACGTGCTGGCGTAG
- the dapA gene encoding 4-hydroxy-tetrahydrodipicolinate synthase: protein MTLRFEGTFTALVTPFKDDQSIDWDAFDKLVDGQIQAGITGIVPCGTTGESPALDHEEQLELIKRCVKLAKGKCIVLAGTGTNSTKSTIANSQAAAKAGADAVMVVTPYYNKPTQEGLYQHFVATAASMELPLVVYNIPGRSVIDLTTDTLARICDTAKNVVAVKEATGNVLRAQENVRRLGSRINVLSGDDTLTLPMIAVGAKGVISVTSNVLPAEVVRATKLALEGRMEEARREHLALCNVHEAMFIEANPACPKAALAHMGKMKDVVRGPLARCSDAARAKVVAVLQAYESRSKGG from the coding sequence ATGACTCTCCGCTTCGAAGGCACGTTCACCGCGCTCGTCACTCCGTTCAAGGACGACCAGTCGATCGACTGGGATGCGTTCGACAAGCTCGTCGATGGGCAGATCCAGGCGGGGATCACCGGCATCGTGCCGTGTGGCACCACCGGCGAGAGCCCCGCGCTCGATCACGAAGAGCAGCTCGAGCTGATCAAGCGATGCGTGAAGCTCGCGAAGGGCAAGTGCATCGTCCTCGCCGGGACCGGCACGAACTCGACGAAGAGCACGATCGCGAACAGCCAGGCCGCGGCGAAGGCCGGCGCCGACGCGGTGATGGTCGTCACGCCGTACTACAACAAGCCGACGCAGGAAGGGCTCTACCAGCACTTCGTCGCGACCGCGGCGTCGATGGAGCTGCCGCTCGTCGTCTACAACATCCCCGGGCGCAGCGTGATCGACCTCACGACCGACACGCTCGCGCGCATCTGCGACACGGCGAAGAACGTCGTCGCGGTGAAGGAGGCGACCGGGAACGTCCTCCGCGCGCAGGAGAACGTGCGCCGCCTCGGGTCGCGCATCAACGTGCTCTCGGGCGACGACACGCTCACCCTCCCGATGATCGCCGTCGGCGCGAAGGGGGTCATCAGCGTCACCTCGAACGTGCTCCCCGCCGAGGTCGTGCGCGCGACCAAGCTCGCGCTCGAGGGCCGCATGGAAGAGGCGCGGCGCGAGCACCTCGCCCTCTGCAACGTCCACGAGGCGATGTTCATCGAGGCGAACCCGGCTTGCCCGAAGGCCGCCCTCGCGCACATGGGCAAGATGAAGGACGTCGTCCGCGGGCCGCTCGCGCGGTGCAGCGACGCGGCGCGCGCGAAGGTCGTCGCCGTGCTCCAGGCCTACGAGTCGCGGAGCAAGGGCGGCTGA
- a CDS encoding AAA family ATPase produces MPAVRVVQVEGFRCFDQLRVEGLTRVNLIVGANNSGKSALLEAIEATLSEESPYVLYRASYERGEYQRRERAGERVVEIDVAHWFHGHRLEDGAAFTLRAEGDRRWELRRVLRKVPTELGAPFVPGGLLLEMERTGGRLSNGMMPPLPISADGTLGAGDPAKFVGHGLRLKPPVVFGTTDRLFPRELARLWSGVVLTPREERIVEALRMVDPRVERIAISESGGMANAKVLLRGATTPVPLGTLGEGVSRILTLALNLALAEGGFLLLDEIEIGLHWSVMPRLWRFLIETARALDVQVFATTHSKDCLEGLGEVHRSAPVLAEDVSVHRLEAGRQESVRFSARRIGEYADLALEPR; encoded by the coding sequence ATGCCGGCGGTTCGCGTGGTCCAGGTAGAAGGCTTCCGCTGCTTCGATCAGCTTCGCGTCGAGGGCCTGACGCGCGTCAACCTCATCGTCGGCGCCAACAACTCGGGGAAGAGCGCGCTGCTCGAAGCCATTGAGGCCACCCTCTCGGAGGAGAGCCCCTACGTCCTGTACCGTGCGTCGTACGAGCGTGGCGAGTATCAGCGACGCGAGCGAGCGGGCGAGCGGGTCGTCGAGATAGACGTCGCGCACTGGTTCCACGGTCATCGTCTCGAAGACGGGGCCGCGTTCACTCTACGCGCGGAGGGCGATCGCCGTTGGGAGCTTCGTCGGGTCCTGAGGAAGGTGCCGACGGAGCTCGGAGCGCCCTTCGTTCCGGGGGGGCTGCTGCTCGAAATGGAGCGTACCGGAGGACGCCTATCCAACGGAATGATGCCACCGCTGCCCATCTCGGCGGACGGCACCCTTGGAGCTGGTGATCCCGCGAAGTTCGTCGGCCACGGCTTGCGACTCAAGCCTCCGGTCGTCTTCGGTACCACGGACCGCCTCTTCCCGCGCGAGCTCGCGCGGCTCTGGTCGGGCGTCGTCCTCACGCCGCGCGAGGAGCGTATCGTCGAGGCGCTCCGGATGGTCGATCCGCGCGTCGAGCGCATCGCGATCTCCGAGAGCGGAGGTATGGCCAATGCGAAGGTCCTCCTTCGCGGTGCGACGACTCCCGTCCCGCTGGGCACATTGGGCGAAGGCGTCTCTCGTATCCTCACGCTGGCGCTCAATCTTGCGCTCGCGGAAGGCGGCTTCCTCCTGCTCGACGAGATCGAGATTGGACTGCACTGGTCGGTGATGCCACGGCTCTGGCGCTTCCTCATCGAGACCGCGCGTGCGCTCGACGTGCAGGTCTTCGCGACCACGCATTCGAAGGACTGCCTCGAAGGTCTGGGCGAGGTGCATCGGTCCGCGCCCGTCCTCGCCGAAGACGTCAGCGTTCACCGACTCGAAGCAGGTCGCCAAGAGAGCGTTCGCTTTTCAGCTCGCCGCATCGGCGAGTACGCGGATCTCGCGCTGGAGCCCCGCTGA
- a CDS encoding DnaJ domain-containing protein, translating into MSETQSQVIPAVGMPPEEQKAILELYDRLERIDHYALLGVAATDDIKTIKRAYFQKAKEHHPDRWFRKDVGALKPKIDAIFAALAKAEATLGNATERAAYDAYLSARLKTRMHRRQASALEAAKEWKQAAEIWGRVVEQLPTDAYVQHRYAYTLLRAGIEHPLAIAAAQRAIELDSTRADYRITAASLHLAEGHDRTALAQLALACELAPDRPDLAGLHAALTERVARLRE; encoded by the coding sequence ATGAGCGAGACGCAGTCGCAGGTCATCCCCGCGGTCGGGATGCCGCCGGAGGAGCAGAAGGCGATCCTCGAGCTCTACGATCGGCTCGAGCGCATCGATCACTACGCGCTCCTCGGGGTCGCGGCGACGGACGACATCAAGACGATCAAGCGCGCGTACTTCCAGAAGGCGAAGGAGCACCACCCCGATCGCTGGTTCCGAAAGGACGTCGGCGCGCTGAAGCCGAAGATCGACGCGATCTTCGCGGCGCTCGCGAAGGCGGAGGCGACGCTCGGCAACGCGACGGAGCGCGCGGCGTACGACGCGTACTTGAGCGCGCGCCTCAAGACGCGCATGCATCGCCGCCAGGCGAGCGCGCTCGAAGCGGCGAAGGAGTGGAAGCAGGCGGCGGAGATCTGGGGCCGCGTCGTCGAACAGCTCCCGACCGACGCGTACGTGCAACATCGCTACGCGTACACGCTCCTCCGCGCCGGCATCGAGCACCCCCTCGCGATCGCGGCAGCGCAGCGCGCGATCGAGCTCGACTCGACGCGCGCCGACTACCGCATCACCGCCGCGAGCCTCCACCTCGCCGAAGGCCACGACCGCACCGCCCTCGCCCAACTCGCCCTCGCCTGCGAGCTCGCGCCGGATCGCCCCGACCTCGCCGGCCTCCACGCCGCCCTCACCGAACGCGTCGCGCGCCTGCGCGAATGA
- a CDS encoding SDR family NAD(P)-dependent oxidoreductase: MGLLDDKVVIITGAGNGIGRSHALAFAAEGASVVVNDVGTARDGAGDASEAAADAVVKEIESAGGRAVASYESVATAGGAQAIVALGVETFGKVDVLVNNAGILRDKTFLKMDEEMWDAVIAVHLKGTFLCSQAFAAHAVKRGGGGRIVNTTSVSGMLGNFGQANYAAAKAGIYGLTRTIAIELQKHRITVNALAPIAKTRMTEDLPTFQNVDTMTPEHITPAALFLASDLCGDKTGHVLAVAGARMYAFKVVESAGKFKDGASTVWTAQEIADNWASIMKV, encoded by the coding sequence ATGGGTCTCCTCGACGACAAGGTCGTGATCATCACCGGCGCGGGCAACGGCATCGGCCGGTCGCACGCGCTCGCCTTCGCGGCGGAGGGCGCGAGCGTCGTCGTGAACGACGTCGGCACCGCGCGCGACGGCGCCGGCGACGCCTCGGAGGCCGCCGCCGACGCGGTGGTGAAGGAGATCGAGTCCGCCGGCGGGCGCGCGGTCGCGAGCTACGAGTCGGTCGCGACCGCGGGCGGCGCGCAGGCGATCGTCGCGCTCGGGGTCGAGACGTTCGGCAAGGTCGACGTCCTCGTGAACAACGCGGGCATCCTCCGCGACAAGACGTTCCTCAAGATGGACGAGGAGATGTGGGACGCGGTCATCGCGGTCCACCTCAAGGGCACGTTCCTCTGCTCGCAGGCCTTCGCCGCGCACGCGGTGAAGCGGGGGGGCGGAGGGCGGATCGTGAACACGACGAGCGTGAGCGGCATGCTCGGCAACTTCGGGCAGGCGAACTACGCCGCGGCGAAGGCGGGCATCTACGGGCTCACGCGCACGATCGCGATCGAGCTCCAGAAGCATCGCATCACCGTGAACGCCCTCGCGCCGATCGCGAAGACGCGGATGACGGAGGACCTCCCCACGTTCCAGAACGTCGACACGATGACGCCGGAGCACATCACGCCGGCGGCGCTCTTCCTCGCGAGCGATCTCTGCGGCGACAAGACGGGTCACGTCCTCGCCGTCGCCGGCGCGCGCATGTACGCTTTCAAGGTTGTCGAGTCGGCGGGGAAGTTCAAGGACGGCGCGAGCACGGTGTGGACCGCCCAGGAGATCGCCGACAACTGGGCGTCGATCATGAAGGTGTGA